The sequence TCCATCCAATACTCCTTTGAAATTTTTTCCCGGAAAAACAGCCAGGCTCTTTTGTTCGAATAAATAATACCTCCCTGTTAGCTATTGATCTGCAGTTAAGAAATCTATCAAATTCATATGTATTATTCCCTGCTGACTCACACCTGTAGAAATATCGTTTAAAGTCACAACATATTTGGGGTAGTTGTCTTCAATTTGTAGGAGATTGCCGAATTCGCGCTGGGCTGTTGTTTCATCATTATTCAATGTGAGGCAGGCTTGCACATATAACCTGGAACCATTCTTGTCGCCTGCAAAATCAATTTCCTTTTCACCCATCTTGCCAACAAAAACCTTGTAATCTTGTTGCACAAGTCGTAAGTAAACAGCATTTTCCAATAACTTATGGATATCAGCACGCTGATTGAAACCAACAACTGCATTACGAAGACCTATATCTTCAAAATAATATTTCTCGCCTATTTCAAATATTTTCAGTCCACCTATTTCTGCGCGTGTTACCTTATGGACTATATAAGCATTGCTAAGGGCTTTTAAATAGTTTATAGTTAGCTGAGGGGACATTTCTACCCGCTGAGATTTAAGATATTTACTAATGTTATTCGCTGAAAACAAGCTGCCTGTATTATTTGCCAGATATATAACCAGGTTTTCAAGAAATGAAACATTACGTATATTTTCCCGGGCTACCACATCTTTTAATAGGATTGTTGAATATACGTTCCGCAGGTATTCAAAAGGAAGCTCGTCTTGTAATCCAATATTGGGTAAAAATGGCATGCCACCATAACGGAGATATTGCAAAACGGATTCAAATTTGTTGTCCAACCGATGAAATTCCAGGAACTCCTGATAGCTTAAACTGTGTATGTGGAAAGCTATATATCTTCCAGAAAGATGGGTAGCCAGTTCTCCTGAAAGCATGTTGGCGTTACTGCCTGTACAATAGATGTCGCAAATATTTTTAGCCAGCAGACTGCGAAGACTTTTCTCAAAAGAAGATATTTCCTGCACTTCGTCTATGAAGAAATAATTATTCTTGTCGTTAATGAATTTATCTTTCAAATAAGCATTCAAATCTGTATGTGTTTTAATGGAAACAAATTCATTCAGTTCCATGTTTATATACAGGATATTTGCATCAGGATCTGTATTCCGGATATGGTCCATTAATTGAAG comes from Paraflavitalea devenefica and encodes:
- a CDS encoding ATP-binding protein; this translates as MPTIRGGSTSRNDGSTCQEFTIKVLTGQRRVGKSYVLLQLMDHIRNTDPDANILYINMELNEFVSIKTHTDLNAYLKDKFINDKNNYFFIDEVQEISSFEKSLRSLLAKNICDIYCTGSNANMLSGELATHLSGRYIAFHIHSLSYQEFLEFHRLDNKFESVLQYLRYGGMPFLPNIGLQDELPFEYLRNVYSTILLKDVVARENIRNVSFLENLVIYLANNTGSLFSANNISKYLKSQRVEMSPQLTINYLKALSNAYIVHKVTRAEIGGLKIFEIGEKYYFEDIGLRNAVVGFNQRADIHKLLENAVYLRLVQQDYKVFVGKMGEKEIDFAGDKNGSRLYVQACLTLNNDETTAQREFGNLLQIEDNYPKYVVTLNDISTGVSQQGIIHMNLIDFLTADQ